In Nicotiana tabacum cultivar K326 chromosome 17, ASM71507v2, whole genome shotgun sequence, one DNA window encodes the following:
- the LOC142172002 gene encoding uncharacterized protein LOC142172002, with the protein MAETAIHTHPQYLGPSDTPGVVLIPSKLTRSENYGLWSRTMKISLLGKRKLRFVTDTCTKDSFTTELHEQWETYNAIVLSWLMNTVSTELLSGITYASNAHLVWEDLRERFHKVNRMRIFQLHRDIANLSHLKLLY; encoded by the coding sequence ATGGCGGAAACTGCAATTCATACTCATCCACAGTACCTTGGGCCATCAGATACTCCTGGTGTTGTTCTGATTCCTTCGAAGCTTACAAGATCAGAAAATTACGGTTTATGGAGCAGAACAATGAAAATTTCCCTTCTAGGAAAGAGGAAATTAAGGTTTGTGACTGACACTTGTACAAAGGACTCGTTCACTACTGAATTGCATGAGCAATGGGAAACTTATAATGCAATTGTCTTGTCATGGCTCATGAATACAGTTTCCACTGAACTTTTAAGCGGAATTACGTATGCTTCAAATGCACATCTTGTTTGGGAAGATTTGAGGGAGAGATTTCATAAGGTGAATCGAATGCGTATCTTTCAACTGCATAGAGACATTGCCAATTTGTCACATCTCAAGTTACTTTACTAA
- the LOC142171594 gene encoding uncharacterized protein LOC142171594: MVIEDKSQQSPSLGSTNEKNDPMAMQVGKSQGYKGKKPFMQCEYYGLRGHIKENYYKIVGYPEDFKARRKPGNNIGGHYGRGNEGQSGFGGGSHQPFTAANNVLENTNANSQGSSSAGDVLGGMTGNVPYFTEEQYKQILDLLNKDTPLIVKSTWQTFTVAG; this comes from the exons ATGGTGATAGAAGATAAATCTCAACAATCCCCTAGCCTGGGCTCAACCAATGAGAAGAACGATCCAATGGCAATGCAGGTAGGCAAAAGCCAAGGATACAAAGGCAAGAAGCCTTTTATGCAATGTGAATACTATGGTCTAAGAGGTCACATTAAGGAAAATTACTATAAGATTGTTGGGTATCCTGAAGACTTCAAGGCAAGAAGGAAGCCTGGTAACAACATTGGAGGTCACTATGGTCGTGGCAATGAGGGTCAGTCTGGCTTTGGGGGTGGCTCTCACCAACCTTTCACTGCAGCCAACAATGTGCTTGAAAACACTAATGCCAACTCTCAAGGATCATCATCAGCTGGTGATGTACTAGGAGGAATGACTGGGAATGTACCATACTTCACTGAGGAACAATACAAACAAATCCTTGATCTGTTAAACAAGGATACACCTCTGATTGTCAAGTCAACATGGCAG ACCTTTACAGTGGCAGGGTGA